One region of Peribacillus simplex genomic DNA includes:
- a CDS encoding LTA synthase family protein yields the protein MKNNLNQRLKERLFEIMSILIVAILFIYTNDRMGNDLSIGIFTIIIGVAGFIVYLKECVPNGVLKGIIFSVFLLSIMAFFLGDIWFYRYYSTPITSYMWMQKSNLNGLGESIFSMMKMKDSIFLLLGFPIAESFMKKKYPLKHMALVPAVIFLMIAGLKPVKNIFIDKVDITRRYEANTFLRNWGPIGHHVLDTYAYFTDSGRHGMSSKEKKAISDYFDEKNRQDHAFSGSLEGKNLIIIQVESLQAFPLFQKSAGQEVTPFMNELAKEGLYFPHVYPQTVFGNSSDGELIVNTGLFPLKQGATFFRFPYNDFPGLAKELKKSDYQSYAFHGDEEDFWNRQHAYPSLGFDDYLSIEDMQKDEMISMGLGDRSFFNQSYHFLKDKKNPYYAFFVTLTSHVPFSLPKEQITLKPKVGKEDSYLTKYFEAIHYTDSAIGDYVKKLKDDGKLKDSVIVIYGDHDGLFLKDKQEVEAYYENKISDEQWIEKYMPIPLIIFQEDMEGRTINKVGGQVDILPTLYDLLNIKSSSYFGESMLNGEDGDALILKGDYGSQMKINGKGKVEGFSPEDQKEVDLSDQVIRTDYFKQTKD from the coding sequence ATGAAGAACAATCTGAATCAGCGATTGAAGGAACGGTTATTTGAGATTATGTCCATTTTAATCGTGGCAATACTTTTCATTTATACGAATGATAGGATGGGTAATGATCTTTCGATTGGAATTTTTACGATAATCATCGGCGTTGCCGGTTTTATTGTTTATCTGAAGGAATGCGTACCGAATGGAGTCCTAAAGGGCATCATTTTTTCAGTCTTCCTTCTTTCGATCATGGCCTTTTTCCTTGGGGACATTTGGTTTTATCGCTATTACTCGACACCTATCACTTCCTATATGTGGATGCAAAAAAGCAATCTGAATGGGCTTGGTGAAAGTATATTCAGTATGATGAAAATGAAGGATTCAATCTTTCTTCTGTTAGGCTTTCCAATTGCGGAGTCATTCATGAAGAAAAAATACCCCCTCAAGCATATGGCACTTGTACCGGCCGTAATATTCCTCATGATAGCGGGGCTAAAGCCGGTAAAGAATATATTTATCGATAAGGTCGATATAACCCGGCGTTATGAGGCGAATACCTTCTTGCGAAACTGGGGTCCGATCGGTCATCACGTATTGGATACGTATGCCTATTTTACTGACTCGGGAAGGCATGGTATGTCTTCGAAAGAAAAGAAGGCCATTTCTGATTACTTCGATGAAAAGAACAGGCAGGATCATGCGTTTTCAGGCTCTTTGGAAGGGAAGAATCTCATTATCATCCAGGTGGAATCTTTACAGGCGTTTCCGCTATTTCAAAAGAGTGCCGGACAGGAGGTCACGCCATTCATGAATGAATTGGCGAAAGAGGGTCTGTACTTCCCGCATGTATATCCACAGACTGTATTTGGAAATTCATCTGACGGAGAGCTGATCGTGAATACCGGTTTATTTCCTTTAAAGCAAGGCGCGACCTTTTTTCGGTTCCCTTATAATGATTTTCCGGGTCTTGCTAAAGAATTAAAGAAGTCGGATTATCAAAGTTATGCTTTCCACGGAGATGAAGAAGACTTCTGGAATAGGCAGCATGCATATCCCTCGCTAGGGTTTGATGACTATCTTTCAATAGAGGATATGCAGAAGGATGAGATGATATCGATGGGCCTGGGAGACCGCAGTTTCTTCAATCAAAGCTATCATTTCTTAAAAGATAAAAAAAATCCCTATTACGCTTTTTTCGTTACGCTGACCAGCCATGTACCTTTTTCGCTACCGAAGGAACAGATAACATTGAAACCTAAAGTTGGAAAAGAGGACAGCTATCTTACTAAATATTTCGAAGCAATTCATTATACGGATTCAGCCATCGGGGATTACGTAAAGAAGCTGAAGGATGACGGGAAATTGAAAGACAGCGTGATTGTCATATACGGAGATCATGATGGACTTTTTTTAAAAGATAAACAAGAAGTTGAAGCGTATTACGAGAATAAAATTAGCGATGAGCAGTGGATTGAAAAATATATGCCCATTCCGTTGATCATCTTTCAGGAGGATATGGAAGGAAGAACGATTAATAAGGTAGGGGGCCAGGTCGATATTTTACCAACTCTATACGATTTATTAAATATTAAGAGTTCATCATACTTTGGGGAAAGCATGCTGAATGGTGAAGATGGCGACGCATTGATATTAAAAGGGGATTATGGTTCTCAAATGAAAATAAATGGAAAAGGGAAGGTCGAAGGATTTTCACCAGAAGACCAAAAGGAGGTTGATCTGAGTGACCAAGTGATACGTACCGATTATTTTAAACAAACGAAGGATTGA
- the secA gene encoding preprotein translocase subunit SecA: protein MLSSMKKFFNESSKDLNRMYKLVNAVNRLEGKYESYSDQELSGMKDRFKSVLDAGKNIWDIQIEAFAVVREASKRVLNLRHHDVQLAGGFVLNEGGIAQMNTGEGKTLVSTLPSYLHALYGNGVHIITANEYLARRDKELMGQIHEFLGMTVGLNISQLEPSAKREAYAADITYGTATEFGFDYLRDNMVFRREEKVQRGHRFAIVDEIDSILIDEARTPLIIAGKSSDGTGLHQITAQIMKSFIEYDDYEIFIESKAAFFTDRGALKIEEAFGIDNLYGLDHQELLHNVTQALKAHAIMKLDVDYIVMDGRIALIDKFTGRVMEGRSFSDGLHQAIEAKEGLEITEENETQAAITVQNYFRLYHSISGMTGSAMPSKSEFQEIYQLPVIEIPTNKPIIRVDEIDLIYKDEMSKINKIVTEVKRIHNEGRPILIGTTSIEQSEKISVHLEKAKIKHQILNAKTEADEAEIIANSGQKYQVMLATNMAGRGTDILLDEAVKELGGLHIIGTERHESNRIDMQLRGRSGRQGDPGSTQFIISFEDDLFDYYDEEELERYIKKIKTDESGLVVGPAPEKFVKRVQETIEQMHQSSRYHLLKLEHALNEQSKIIYAMRDRILDLESGRMSAILLEYIEKYIRRLIVKYYHEHIEEPDYSAFIEELSLAFLTLDWQTSDLQDLEGHIVEGKALDALGELEAILEIFQADAEWQNQLRVFMLQHIDTNWMNHLDEMNSVKEGMGLIGYGQQDPYMLFEKEALSQFNLLLSKIESEISIGFMEYMKSNQEDEAAFGE from the coding sequence ATGCTATCCAGTATGAAAAAGTTCTTCAACGAAAGCTCTAAAGACTTGAATAGAATGTATAAGTTGGTTAATGCCGTGAATCGACTAGAGGGTAAGTATGAAAGTTATTCAGATCAAGAATTAAGCGGAATGAAGGATAGATTTAAAAGCGTATTGGATGCTGGTAAAAATATATGGGATATACAAATCGAAGCTTTTGCGGTAGTAAGGGAAGCTTCTAAACGAGTATTGAATCTTAGGCACCATGATGTTCAGCTTGCAGGCGGTTTTGTCCTGAATGAAGGGGGCATTGCACAAATGAATACGGGCGAGGGGAAGACGCTTGTGTCTACTTTACCAAGCTATTTACATGCACTGTACGGGAATGGTGTCCATATTATTACTGCCAATGAATATTTGGCAAGACGTGATAAAGAGTTAATGGGACAAATTCATGAATTTCTAGGAATGACGGTCGGTTTGAACATTTCCCAATTGGAGCCTTCTGCAAAACGTGAAGCGTATGCGGCGGATATCACGTATGGAACGGCAACAGAGTTCGGTTTTGATTATTTGCGTGATAATATGGTTTTCCGAAGAGAAGAAAAGGTTCAAAGAGGACACCGGTTTGCCATTGTTGATGAGATTGACAGCATCTTGATTGATGAAGCGAGGACACCATTAATTATTGCGGGCAAGTCAAGCGATGGTACCGGGCTTCACCAGATCACTGCACAAATCATGAAGTCATTTATAGAATATGATGATTACGAGATTTTCATTGAGTCAAAGGCTGCCTTTTTCACGGACCGAGGGGCATTGAAGATTGAAGAGGCCTTTGGTATCGACAATCTGTATGGACTGGATCATCAAGAGTTATTACATAATGTAACACAGGCACTTAAAGCCCACGCGATTATGAAATTGGATGTGGACTACATTGTCATGGATGGAAGGATTGCGTTAATCGATAAATTCACAGGCAGGGTGATGGAAGGTAGAAGCTTCAGTGATGGGCTTCATCAAGCAATTGAGGCAAAAGAGGGCTTGGAGATTACCGAAGAGAATGAAACACAGGCAGCGATTACCGTCCAAAATTATTTTCGTTTATATCATTCAATATCTGGGATGACCGGCAGTGCCATGCCATCAAAGTCGGAATTCCAGGAGATATATCAGCTCCCCGTCATTGAAATTCCAACTAATAAGCCCATTATTCGTGTTGATGAGATTGATTTAATTTATAAGGATGAAATGAGCAAAATCAACAAAATCGTCACAGAAGTAAAACGGATTCATAATGAAGGTAGACCTATTTTGATCGGGACGACCTCCATTGAGCAATCTGAAAAAATTTCGGTTCATTTAGAGAAGGCGAAAATTAAGCATCAAATCCTTAATGCGAAGACGGAAGCGGATGAAGCGGAAATCATCGCAAATAGCGGCCAAAAATATCAAGTGATGCTGGCGACGAACATGGCTGGGAGAGGAACCGATATATTATTGGATGAAGCTGTCAAGGAATTGGGCGGCCTTCATATAATCGGTACTGAGCGACATGAAAGCAATCGGATTGATATGCAGCTTAGGGGACGTTCCGGGAGGCAGGGTGATCCAGGTTCAACACAATTCATCATTTCATTTGAAGATGATTTGTTTGATTACTATGATGAAGAAGAACTCGAACGGTATATAAAGAAAATCAAAACGGATGAAAGTGGATTGGTGGTGGGCCCTGCACCCGAAAAATTCGTGAAAAGGGTGCAGGAAACGATAGAGCAGATGCATCAATCAAGCCGTTACCATTTATTGAAGTTAGAACATGCATTAAATGAGCAGAGTAAAATCATATACGCGATGAGAGACCGGATACTAGATTTGGAATCTGGACGGATGTCGGCCATTTTACTTGAATATATCGAAAAATACATTCGTCGGCTCATAGTGAAATATTACCATGAGCATATAGAGGAACCTGATTACTCGGCCTTTATTGAAGAGCTTTCCCTTGCTTTCCTGACGTTGGATTGGCAGACAAGTGATTTGCAGGACTTAGAAGGTCATATAGTTGAGGGAAAAGCTCTGGATGCTTTAGGTGAATTGGAAGCGATACTTGAAATTTTTCAAGCCGATGCAGAATGGCAAAATCAGTTACGTGTTTTCATGCTGCAGCATATTGATACAAATTGGATGAACCATTTAGACGAAATGAATAGTGTGAAGGAAGGAATGGGTTTAATCGGTTATGGTCAACAGGACCCATATATGCTGTTTGAAAAAGAAGCTCTTAGTCAATTCAATCTTCTATTAAGTAAAATCGAGTCGGAGATTAGCATCGGCTTTATGGAATATATGAAAAGCAATCAGGAAGACGAAGCTGCTTTTGGGGAGTGA
- a CDS encoding SLAP domain-containing protein, whose translation MSFFGKRDKGVNERENILASDGHNVHNPDVTVHTSLMFHKDWETSKQEEYVYKFHHQRLPALKPNQISISGVKLTRVEDDVIIVAFLQNSLGKAVLFDIVDLLLVDGNGKLLAKKAFDLSKLGEIPALSSMPWRFLFEEGDMLAESIPDEDWKIAFEWKR comes from the coding sequence ATGAGTTTTTTTGGAAAAAGGGATAAAGGGGTTAATGAAAGGGAAAATATTTTAGCTTCAGATGGGCATAACGTACACAATCCGGATGTTACTGTTCATACTTCCCTAATGTTTCACAAGGATTGGGAAACTTCCAAGCAAGAGGAATATGTATATAAATTCCACCATCAAAGGCTGCCTGCATTAAAACCGAATCAAATTTCAATTTCCGGTGTTAAGCTGACTAGGGTGGAGGATGATGTAATCATAGTGGCTTTTCTACAAAATTCATTGGGGAAAGCTGTCCTGTTTGATATCGTGGATTTACTGTTAGTGGATGGAAATGGAAAATTATTGGCAAAAAAGGCTTTCGATCTTTCAAAGCTGGGTGAGATACCAGCACTTTCAAGCATGCCATGGCGGTTTTTATTCGAAGAAGGGGATATGTTGGCAGAATCGATTCCTGATGAAGATTGGAAGATTGCTTTTGAATGGAAGAGATAG
- a CDS encoding LysM peptidoglycan-binding domain-containing protein, which translates to MKKSVVAFSTLAILSSTFVSPALASTYTVKSGDNLSKIAQKHNTTVKDLKQLNNLKTDFLKINQKLITSNSKTTSNASSVSVKKTKNTTYTIVSGDTLTRIANKHNLTLAELMKLNNLKSDRIYAGAKLIVSKSTTTTTIDLPSSSKPSNVTQTPANSATYIVVKGDTLSGISRKTNLTVAQLKSNNSLKSDLIRVGQKLKLGKSSSTAPADKNDGKVEAPSSGNKVTTLVSEAKKLIGSPYSWAGASPSGFDCSGFIYYTFKKAGYEVSRLSSSTYYDMGKRVTSPKSGDLIFFATGSNKSVVSHMGIYLGGGQFIHASTSKGVEITSTSNSYFKSRIIGYRSL; encoded by the coding sequence GTGAAAAAAAGTGTAGTCGCATTTTCGACATTAGCCATTTTATCTTCGACTTTTGTTTCTCCTGCCCTTGCCAGTACATATACAGTCAAAAGCGGCGATAACCTAAGTAAAATTGCACAGAAGCATAATACGACAGTAAAAGACTTAAAACAGCTTAATAACTTAAAAACAGACTTTTTGAAAATTAATCAAAAATTAATTACATCCAACTCCAAAACAACATCAAATGCTTCTTCAGTTTCCGTGAAAAAAACTAAAAATACCACATATACCATTGTTTCAGGTGATACCTTAACAAGGATAGCAAACAAGCATAACCTTACACTTGCTGAATTGATGAAATTGAATAACTTGAAATCCGATAGAATTTATGCAGGTGCTAAACTTATCGTATCTAAATCAACCACTACCACTACCATTGATTTACCCAGCAGCTCCAAGCCGTCCAATGTTACACAGACCCCAGCGAATTCAGCTACATACATTGTGGTAAAAGGTGACACACTTTCCGGAATTTCCAGAAAAACCAATTTGACTGTAGCTCAGCTTAAATCTAACAACTCGTTAAAATCCGATTTAATCAGAGTTGGACAAAAACTAAAATTAGGTAAATCGTCAAGTACAGCCCCTGCAGATAAAAATGATGGAAAAGTGGAAGCCCCAAGTTCCGGGAACAAAGTAACCACACTCGTTTCCGAAGCAAAGAAATTAATTGGATCACCTTATTCGTGGGCGGGCGCCTCCCCATCAGGTTTCGATTGCAGCGGATTTATTTACTATACGTTCAAAAAGGCCGGGTATGAAGTTTCCAGGCTATCATCTTCCACATATTATGATATGGGTAAAAGGGTTACTTCACCGAAAAGTGGCGATCTTATCTTCTTTGCAACGGGTTCTAATAAATCAGTTGTAAGCCATATGGGAATCTACTTGGGCGGTGGGCAGTTCATTCATGCCTCAACAAGTAAGGGAGTAGAAATCACTTCTACTTCAAACTCCTATTTCAAGAGCAGAATCATCGGTTATAGAAGTTTATAG
- a CDS encoding alkaline phosphatase, producing the protein MNKTSRSHKLLQSHHFGLLVLICFVCMTSPIQAETKNTPRNVILLIGDGMGLGAIEIARQMEYGKTGILHLEKLEHVALMRTYSANNYVTDSAAGGSAIATGIKTNNESIGVDANGSEVDSVLDAFQAKGKKVGIISTNMVVDATPAAFGASVSNRWTGGANIARQLFDNRIDVILGGGSSYFEANKQNGEDLIAKFKQAGYGITTTKEELSSINKPEKLLGLFHPTYMNFKLDKEVLHSQEPSLPEMTSKAIDILSQSDKGFFLMSEGARIDHMEHAADITGIWKETIEFDQTVKEVVNWAKNRNDTLIVVLADHETMGTSASETMDIPALKKIRVSSEYMSKQLIFDKNHEIIPESVVSAFKKYAHISLTDQEVHQFIDNVKKNRTLVYPQHQIDWEIGSTIAKHYKAGVADRSIRAASSTGGHTANMIPIFASGPGSEAFDGVIENTDVSKIITKAAGVPFTPGQHKTKEE; encoded by the coding sequence ATGAATAAGACATCCAGAAGTCATAAACTTTTACAGTCTCATCACTTTGGATTACTCGTTCTTATCTGCTTTGTTTGCATGACCTCTCCTATTCAAGCAGAAACAAAGAACACCCCCAGGAATGTCATATTGCTGATTGGCGACGGTATGGGGTTAGGTGCAATAGAAATTGCCCGACAAATGGAATATGGAAAAACAGGTATTTTACATTTGGAAAAACTGGAGCACGTTGCCCTAATGCGCACCTATTCCGCCAATAATTACGTCACTGACTCAGCGGCAGGTGGGTCCGCGATTGCCACTGGAATAAAAACCAACAATGAATCGATCGGTGTCGATGCCAATGGTTCCGAGGTAGATAGTGTATTGGATGCATTTCAGGCTAAAGGAAAAAAGGTCGGGATCATCTCAACCAATATGGTAGTCGATGCCACTCCTGCAGCCTTTGGTGCAAGTGTATCTAACCGCTGGACAGGTGGCGCGAATATCGCGAGGCAGCTCTTTGATAACCGGATCGACGTCATTCTTGGCGGAGGTTCCAGTTATTTCGAGGCAAATAAGCAGAATGGCGAGGATTTAATCGCTAAATTTAAACAAGCTGGCTATGGGATTACAACGACGAAAGAAGAACTTAGTTCCATTAATAAACCGGAAAAACTTTTAGGGTTATTTCACCCTACCTACATGAATTTTAAGCTGGATAAAGAAGTATTACATTCACAAGAGCCATCTCTGCCCGAAATGACATCCAAAGCGATTGATATTTTATCCCAGAGTGATAAGGGATTCTTCTTGATGAGTGAAGGTGCACGTATTGATCATATGGAGCATGCAGCTGATATCACTGGAATATGGAAAGAAACGATCGAATTTGACCAGACCGTGAAAGAGGTTGTGAATTGGGCAAAAAATAGAAATGATACTTTGATTGTTGTGCTTGCAGACCACGAAACAATGGGGACCTCCGCTTCTGAAACGATGGATATCCCCGCATTGAAAAAAATCAGGGTTTCTTCTGAATATATGTCCAAACAACTTATATTCGATAAAAATCATGAAATCATTCCAGAAAGTGTCGTTTCCGCATTCAAGAAGTATGCACATATATCCCTTACGGATCAGGAAGTTCATCAATTCATCGATAACGTAAAAAAGAATAGAACGCTTGTCTATCCACAGCATCAAATTGATTGGGAAATCGGAAGCACCATCGCCAAGCATTATAAGGCAGGTGTAGCTGATAGAAGCATACGGGCCGCCAGTTCCACAGGAGGGCATACCGCCAATATGATTCCCATTTTTGCTTCTGGCCCGGGAAGCGAAGCCTTTGATGGGGTCATTGAAAATACAGATGTTTCGAAAATCATCACAAAAGCCGCCGGTGTTCCGTTCACACCTGGTCAGCATAAAACAAAAGAGGAATGA
- the tagD gene encoding glycerol-3-phosphate cytidylyltransferase translates to MKKVITYGTFDLLHWGHINLLKRAKDLGDYLIVAISTDEFNALKDKKAYHSFENRKMILESIRFVDEVIPEDNWEQKREDILREGVDIFVMGDDWKGQFDELSEVCEVVYLPRTIGISTSQIKDDLLQVTNG, encoded by the coding sequence ATGAAGAAAGTAATCACTTATGGAACCTTTGATTTACTTCATTGGGGTCATATCAATCTATTAAAACGTGCTAAAGATTTAGGGGATTATCTTATCGTTGCCATTTCCACGGATGAATTCAATGCTTTAAAAGATAAAAAGGCTTATCATAGCTTTGAAAACAGGAAGATGATCCTTGAATCAATCCGCTTTGTGGACGAGGTTATACCGGAAGACAATTGGGAACAAAAGAGAGAAGACATCCTTCGTGAAGGGGTAGATATCTTTGTAATGGGAGATGACTGGAAAGGCCAATTCGATGAATTATCTGAAGTTTGTGAAGTGGTCTACCTTCCAAGAACAATTGGCATTTCTACATCCCAAATTAAAGATGACCTTTTACAAGTTACTAATGGCTAA
- a CDS encoding CDP-glycerol glycerophosphotransferase family protein, protein MAKEFAIGIYLFCFKVLFSIFKLFPLRDKTTFVTSFGDNCQYIADEMDKQDIPIQKVFLMKPSSHIEVKDDGKTIVLPFESNNIIALIQSIYHLATSKWIIIDNYFGFLSAIAFKKQVKCVQVWHAAGAVKQFGAKDPSIQNRSARARTRFLEVYKKFDYVTSGSERMAEIYQESFQLPTSHILRTGIPRTDFFFNDESKKTARSSLLAKYPELEHKKIILYAPTFRNDGLNSGEIALDLEMLYKELKDEQYALLLKLHPAVKTEDDLQHKFPGFVYPVKSEFHVNQLLISTDLLITDYSSIPFEFSFLERPMIFFAYDLEKYVKERGFWEDYASSMPGPVVSTTEELLGKIRVADQSLMKIAPFNQKWNQYSTGNSSRNLVDFLFK, encoded by the coding sequence ATGGCTAAAGAATTCGCGATAGGAATTTACCTTTTTTGTTTTAAGGTTTTATTCTCTATCTTTAAACTTTTCCCTTTACGTGATAAAACGACCTTTGTCACATCATTCGGGGACAACTGCCAATATATAGCGGATGAAATGGACAAGCAGGACATTCCTATTCAAAAAGTATTTTTAATGAAGCCGAGCAGTCATATAGAAGTGAAGGACGATGGAAAAACCATCGTCCTTCCGTTTGAATCTAATAATATCATTGCCTTGATCCAATCGATTTATCACCTCGCTACTTCAAAATGGATCATCATTGATAATTATTTTGGCTTTCTTTCAGCTATTGCATTCAAAAAGCAAGTGAAATGTGTTCAAGTGTGGCATGCGGCCGGTGCCGTTAAGCAATTCGGGGCAAAAGACCCTTCCATTCAAAACCGCTCTGCCCGTGCAAGGACAAGATTTTTAGAGGTATATAAAAAATTTGATTATGTTACGTCAGGTTCAGAGAGAATGGCGGAAATTTATCAAGAAAGTTTTCAATTGCCGACATCCCATATTCTAAGAACCGGGATACCTCGGACTGATTTCTTTTTCAATGATGAATCAAAAAAAACTGCACGCAGTTCGTTGCTAGCCAAATATCCAGAACTTGAGCATAAGAAAATCATTTTATATGCCCCTACATTTCGTAATGACGGCCTGAACAGCGGAGAGATTGCACTCGATTTGGAAATGCTCTACAAGGAACTAAAGGACGAACAATATGCGTTATTACTTAAACTGCATCCAGCTGTAAAAACGGAGGATGATCTACAACATAAATTCCCAGGGTTCGTTTACCCTGTCAAAAGTGAATTTCACGTAAATCAACTGCTGATCAGTACGGATCTTTTAATAACCGATTACTCTTCGATTCCATTTGAATTCTCTTTTTTGGAAAGACCAATGATATTCTTTGCATATGACCTAGAAAAGTATGTAAAGGAACGGGGATTTTGGGAGGATTACGCCTCTTCCATGCCCGGACCGGTGGTATCTACCACTGAAGAGCTTTTAGGGAAAATACGGGTCGCAGATCAATCATTAATGAAGATTGCTCCCTTTAACCAAAAATGGAATCAATACTCCACAGGAAATTCAAGTAGGAATTTAGTTGATTTCCTTTTTAAATAA
- a CDS encoding LCP family protein, translating into MRSEHKKKKKKRKSFKIIGFTLLILFIGTVAYGASVYQSLAGAIQTMQGTAHKTDKRVDDIKFKSKDPFSILILGVDERKNDKGRSDTMIVMTVNPKQESIELLSLPRDTRTEIIGKGTNDKMNHAYAYGGVSMSINTVEAYLDIPIDYYVKMNMEGFQDIVNAVGGVTVDNDMDLAYKGYNFKKGTIDLNGKEALIYSRIRKEDPRGDYGRQMRQRQVIQAVMKKGASLSTLTNYDDIFEALGKNVETNLSFNEMLSIQNNYKSSLKNIKQYTLEGDNQKLDGVWYNIVPEDIKLEAQNRVKKHLGL; encoded by the coding sequence ATGAGATCCGAACATAAAAAAAAGAAAAAGAAACGCAAATCGTTTAAAATAATCGGCTTCACCCTTCTTATCCTTTTCATTGGCACAGTTGCTTATGGAGCTTCAGTTTATCAATCTTTGGCAGGTGCGATTCAAACTATGCAAGGTACTGCGCATAAAACGGATAAGCGTGTAGATGACATCAAGTTCAAAAGCAAAGATCCATTTTCAATACTAATTCTTGGCGTGGATGAAAGGAAAAATGACAAAGGTCGATCAGATACGATGATTGTCATGACTGTTAATCCTAAACAAGAATCCATTGAATTATTGAGTTTACCCAGAGATACGCGTACAGAAATCATCGGTAAAGGCACAAATGATAAAATGAATCATGCCTATGCCTATGGCGGAGTTTCCATGTCGATAAACACAGTGGAGGCCTATTTGGATATTCCGATTGATTATTACGTCAAAATGAATATGGAAGGCTTTCAGGATATAGTGAATGCCGTAGGCGGTGTCACTGTTGATAATGATATGGACCTTGCCTATAAAGGGTATAATTTTAAAAAGGGCACAATCGACTTAAATGGAAAAGAGGCATTGATTTATTCCCGAATCCGAAAGGAAGATCCCCGCGGGGATTATGGACGGCAAATGCGGCAACGCCAGGTTATCCAAGCCGTCATGAAAAAAGGGGCAAGTCTCTCAACACTTACCAATTATGACGATATTTTCGAGGCACTAGGTAAAAACGTGGAAACCAATTTAAGTTTCAATGAAATGTTGAGTATCCAAAATAACTATAAATCATCCCTTAAAAATATAAAACAATATACTCTTGAAGGTGACAATCAAAAGCTAGATGGCGTTTGGTACAACATTGTTCCAGAAGATATAAAACTTGAAGCCCAGAACCGTGTGAAGAAACATCTGGGATTATAA